The proteins below are encoded in one region of Centropristis striata isolate RG_2023a ecotype Rhode Island chromosome 12, C.striata_1.0, whole genome shotgun sequence:
- the rhogd gene encoding ras homolog gene family, member Gd, which produces MQTIKCVVVGDGAVGKTCLLISYTTNAFPEEYIPTVFDNYSAQMSVDGRTVSLNLWDTAGQEEYDRLRTLSYPQTNVFIICFSIGSPSSHANVRHKWHPEVSHHCPNVPILLVGTKRDLRGDAETVKKLKEQGLAPTTQQQGNALAKQIGAVKYMECSALLQDGVREVFAEAVRAVLYPVTKKNPKKCVLL; this is translated from the coding sequence ATGCAGACCATAAAGTGTGTGGTGGTGGGTGACGGGGCAGTCGGTAAAACCTGCCTACTCATCTCTTATACCACCAATGCCTTCCCAGAAGAGTACATTCCCACAGTGTTTGACAACTACAGCGCTCAGATGAGTGTGGACGGCCGCACTGTCAGCCTCAATTTGTGGGACACAGCAGGCCAGGAGGAGTATGACCGCCTGCGCACACTCTCCTATCCACAGACCAATGTTTTCATCATCTGCTTTTCCATTGGTAGCCCCTCCTCCCATGCCAATGTCAGGCACAAGTGGCACCCTGAGGTGTCTCACCACTGCCCCAACGTGCCCATCCTGCTGGTGGGCACCAAGAGGGATCTGAGGGGTGATGCAGAAACAGTGAAGAAGCTGAAGGAGCAGGGCCTGGCCCCTACCACCCAGCAGCAGGGCAACGCCCTGGCCAAGCAGATTGGGGCTGTTAAATACATGGAGTGTTCAGCTCTGCTGCAGGATGGTGTCAGGGAGGTGTTTGCTGAAGCTGTGAGGGCAGTGTTGTATCCAGTCACGAAAAAGAACCCCAAGAAATGTGTGCTGTTGTAA